A window from Chrysemys picta bellii isolate R12L10 chromosome 2, ASM1138683v2, whole genome shotgun sequence encodes these proteins:
- the LOC101949339 gene encoding interleukin-36 receptor antagonist protein-like — protein sequence MAFQPGAGSGGQPSEPLGNQDKDMKVLFDTFIPKEEGSSTIMDLPTPFIFTLRDVKQKVVRLQSNNLVAETSNSEPEKLSVVPNRFVQGKQYPIILGVQGGSSCLSCGTSAQPNLQLENKQIMELFEDKEQAARFTFHNTPEGSTHRFESAAYPGWFLCTSQKNSEPIRITNRMGETEITEFYFNRILT from the exons ATGGCATTCCAGccaggagcagggtcagggggaCAGCCGAGTGAACCCCTTGGGAATCAGGACAAAGACATGAAGGTTTTGTTCGACACATTCATTCCGAAAG AGGAAGGTAGTTCCACTATTATGGACCTCCCCACGCCGTTCATCTTCACCCTGCGTGACGTCAAGCAGAAGGTCGTCCGCTTGCAGAGCAACAATCTTGTGGCCGAGACCTCCAACTCGGAACCCG AGAAACTCAGTGTGGTGCCCAACCGGTTCGTACAGGGCAAACAGTATCCCATCATCCTGGGCGTCCAGGGAGGAAGTAGCTGCCTGTCATGCGGAACATCGGCCCAACCCAACCTGCAGCTGGAG AATAAGCAAATCATGGAATTATTTGAAGACAAGGAGCAAGCCGCTCGCTTCACTTTCCACAACACTCCTGAAGGCAGCACCCACCGCTTCGAGTCAGCCGCCTACCCGGGCTGGTTTCTCTGCACCTCCCAGAAGAACAGCGAGCCCATCCGCATCACCAACCGCATGGGCGAGACAGAGATCACTGAGTTCTATTTTAATAGGATTCTGACCTAA